Proteins encoded together in one Mycobacterium sp. MS1601 window:
- a CDS encoding substrate-binding domain-containing protein, giving the protein MLTSHHDDVFSVAVVNPLQGPLGIIGPPAQLCTQLAAEEINAAGGILGRELRLVTVDGGLPPAVIAARLDALVSTRQVHSVIGTHTSAVRRAVAPRLAGRVPYIYTSLYEGGERDPGVFVTGETPDTQLLPALTVLEQEFRVQDWFVVGNDYIWPRSTARQIGAHLAADNRALRGAAYVPLGCNDFAAVLDRVERSDATGVVVLLVGQDAVDFHRQFADRGLHHQMVRLSPLMDENMLLAAGAAAAEQLYVSAAYFSALPTQGSLDFTARYSQRFGPDAPMVGTMAESCYEGLHLLAALTESAGSAAVSELCLVADDVEFEGPRGAQRLTAHHTSQQNYLAKAAGLDFDVLASLSSAKVG; this is encoded by the coding sequence ATGCTCACATCACACCACGACGACGTCTTCAGCGTCGCGGTGGTGAACCCGCTGCAAGGTCCACTCGGCATCATCGGGCCGCCTGCACAATTGTGCACACAGCTGGCGGCCGAGGAGATCAATGCCGCAGGCGGCATCCTGGGTCGCGAGCTCCGGTTGGTGACGGTCGACGGGGGCCTGCCGCCCGCGGTCATCGCAGCCCGGCTCGATGCGTTGGTGTCCACCCGCCAAGTGCATTCGGTGATCGGCACACACACCTCCGCGGTGCGCAGGGCGGTGGCGCCGAGGTTGGCGGGGCGGGTGCCCTACATCTACACGTCGTTGTACGAAGGCGGCGAACGTGATCCCGGGGTGTTCGTCACCGGTGAGACTCCGGACACCCAGTTGCTTCCGGCGCTGACGGTGTTGGAACAGGAGTTCCGGGTCCAGGACTGGTTTGTGGTGGGCAACGACTACATCTGGCCGCGGTCCACCGCCCGCCAGATCGGCGCCCACCTCGCGGCAGACAATCGAGCATTGCGCGGAGCTGCGTATGTTCCGTTGGGGTGCAACGATTTTGCCGCCGTACTGGACCGTGTGGAGCGCTCGGATGCCACGGGAGTGGTGGTACTGCTGGTGGGGCAGGACGCGGTGGACTTCCACCGCCAGTTCGCCGATCGCGGCCTACACCACCAGATGGTGCGCCTGAGTCCGTTGATGGACGAGAACATGCTGCTGGCGGCGGGCGCCGCGGCCGCAGAACAGCTCTACGTGAGTGCGGCGTACTTCTCGGCGCTGCCCACTCAGGGCAGCCTGGACTTCACCGCACGGTATTCACAACGCTTCGGGCCCGACGCCCCGATGGTCGGGACCATGGCCGAATCCTGTTACGAAGGTCTGCACCTGCTGGCTGCGCTTACCGAATCCGCTGGCAGCGCTGCCGTCTCAGAGCTGTGTCTGGTGGCCGACGACGTCGAGTTCGAAGGCCCCCGTGGTGCGCAGCGCCTCACTGCGCACCACACCTCGCAGCAGAACTATCTGGCCAAAGCGGCCGGACTCGACTTCGATGTGCTGGCCTCACTGAGTTCGGCCAAAGTCGGGTAG
- a CDS encoding SDR family NAD(P)-dependent oxidoreductase — translation MKLQGATALVTGANRGIGHHFATELLRRGAKVYATARRPELVEIAGAELLRLDITDQASVEAAAAQAADVDVLINNAADTAGGNLLTGDMVAIRSTMDSNFYGTLAMIRAFAPILARNGGGAILNVLSAAAWATVDGNTAYAAAKSAQWGLTNGVRIELESQGTLVSALVPGLVGTQTLFDFAERHGIEFADGVVQDPADLVRLALDGLEAGDIEILDTMGVEAKAALAGPPRAFSL, via the coding sequence ATGAAGTTGCAGGGTGCTACCGCGTTGGTCACCGGCGCGAACCGGGGGATAGGTCATCACTTCGCCACCGAACTGCTGCGCCGTGGCGCCAAGGTGTACGCCACGGCGCGCCGTCCCGAGCTGGTCGAGATCGCCGGTGCGGAACTGCTGCGCCTCGACATCACCGACCAAGCCTCGGTGGAAGCGGCGGCGGCGCAGGCGGCCGACGTGGACGTGCTGATCAACAATGCCGCCGATACCGCCGGCGGAAATCTGCTGACCGGCGATATGGTCGCCATCCGATCGACGATGGACTCGAACTTCTACGGCACCCTGGCGATGATCCGCGCCTTCGCTCCGATCCTGGCCCGCAATGGTGGCGGAGCCATCCTCAACGTGCTGTCCGCAGCGGCATGGGCCACCGTCGACGGCAACACCGCTTACGCCGCCGCCAAATCCGCACAGTGGGGCCTGACCAATGGAGTGCGGATCGAACTCGAAAGCCAGGGCACGCTTGTTTCGGCGCTGGTGCCCGGATTGGTGGGAACCCAAACGCTTTTCGATTTCGCCGAACGTCACGGCATCGAATTCGCCGACGGCGTGGTGCAGGATCCGGCAGACCTCGTGCGGCTGGCGCTAGATGGCCTGGAAGCCGGGGACATCGAGATCCTGGACACCATGGGCGTCGAGGCGAAGGCGGCGCTCGCCGGACCGCCACGGGCGTTCAGTCTGTAG
- a CDS encoding MarR family winged helix-turn-helix transcriptional regulator: MGTASQVALQADALVRMLRGRVEALLAVQGCSLDEWRVLDHVASGGPAVMSKIGKDAGLAPSVLSKLVDRMVTNNLLYRRIDPADRRRINIHLTSRGAAVHRACADVLDRADTHLDTEVSDALSTLQTAVANALDVLGSAESVSEENVFWISNRAAQAATGNTKET; the protein is encoded by the coding sequence ATGGGAACGGCATCGCAGGTGGCACTACAGGCCGATGCCCTGGTCCGCATGCTACGAGGCCGCGTGGAAGCTCTGCTTGCCGTCCAGGGGTGTTCGCTCGACGAGTGGCGTGTCCTGGACCACGTGGCCTCCGGCGGGCCTGCGGTGATGTCGAAGATCGGCAAGGACGCCGGCCTGGCGCCGTCGGTGCTCTCGAAGCTGGTGGACCGGATGGTCACCAACAACCTGCTCTACCGTCGCATCGATCCGGCGGACCGGCGCCGCATCAACATCCACCTGACCAGCCGCGGGGCCGCCGTGCACCGTGCTTGCGCCGACGTCCTCGACCGCGCCGACACCCACCTCGACACCGAGGTCTCCGATGCCCTTTCCACGCTGCAGACGGCCGTCGCCAATGCGCTGGATGTCCTCGGATCGGCCGAATCAGTTTCTGAAGAAAATGTTTTCTGGATCAGCAACAGAGCAGCTCAAGCCGCTACAGGTAACACAAAGGAAACATAA
- a CDS encoding Rid family hydrolase — translation MQDVEFFVTPGYGEKLRDMLHYNQAVRIGNRVEISGQGGWDDDITFPESLEEEIIRAFDNVERTLALAGASWRDVVTVDSHHIPTSSVEIGDEHTAVMVEQFRKRMGDRAPIWTEIGVAALGAPKMRVEIKVSAIVEDAGSPL, via the coding sequence ATGCAGGACGTCGAGTTCTTCGTAACTCCGGGTTACGGCGAGAAGTTGCGCGACATGCTCCACTACAACCAGGCGGTGCGGATCGGGAATCGGGTGGAGATCTCCGGCCAGGGCGGTTGGGATGACGACATCACCTTCCCGGAGTCCCTGGAAGAGGAGATCATCCGCGCCTTCGATAATGTCGAGCGCACCCTGGCGCTCGCGGGTGCCAGTTGGCGTGACGTGGTGACCGTCGACTCCCATCACATCCCCACCTCGTCGGTGGAGATCGGCGACGAGCACACCGCAGTGATGGTCGAACAGTTCCGCAAGAGGATGGGAGACCGGGCCCCCATCTGGACCGAGATCGGCGTGGCCGCCCTGGGGGCGCCCAAGATGCGGGTCGAGATCAAGGTGTCCGCGATCGTCGAGGATGCTGGTTCACCACTGTGA
- a CDS encoding MarR family winged helix-turn-helix transcriptional regulator: MLMLPGKLEAPLKQVDLTLFDYLTLSHISEAPERRIRMSELAFLANGSLSRLSNVVKRFEQRGWVTRSPDPDDGRYTVAELTDAGYRLVVEAAPIHLRAVRELVLDRLTATDLRAMTRIADKLRVVPDDLQ, translated from the coding sequence ATGCTGATGCTGCCAGGCAAGCTCGAGGCGCCGCTCAAGCAGGTAGACCTGACACTCTTCGACTACCTGACACTGAGCCACATCTCCGAAGCGCCCGAGCGCCGGATCCGGATGAGCGAGCTGGCATTCCTGGCGAACGGGTCGCTGTCGCGACTGTCCAATGTGGTCAAGCGTTTTGAGCAACGCGGCTGGGTGACCCGCTCCCCGGATCCCGACGACGGCCGCTACACCGTCGCCGAGCTCACCGACGCCGGGTACCGCCTGGTGGTCGAGGCCGCGCCGATCCATCTGCGTGCCGTGCGCGAACTGGTGCTCGACCGGCTCACCGCCACCGACCTGCGGGCCATGACCAGAATCGCCGACAAACTGCGGGTGGTTCCGGACGATCTGCAATAA
- a CDS encoding nitrilase-related carbon-nitrogen hydrolase, which produces MSETTYLASAVQFEPVLFDKQGNIARLAELVTQAAAGGAKLITTPEMGISGYCFFDITEAETMAEPVPGPATDVFAELAARLDCHLVIGMPERDLDTGLLYNSAVLIGPRGIIGTHRKTHGYIAEPKWAAPGNLGHQVFDTALGRIAVLICMDIHFVETARVVALDGADVICHISNWLAERTPAPYWISRAYENSCYLMESNRWGLERGVQFSGGSCIIAPDSEILAVCDSGDEIVSAEIDLAAVRAAKAGRDSGLAGRRPELYRELQTNTFLWNPRDFFTLYGNDPIPPGRESVLAVVQQDPTTDPAANVAAIRDAFLEAVGAGADLVVFPELSVSGPPSAAADYAESVDGEGLLLPLLDAAAGCGSYLVVGVAERGEPGTSPYNSVVLLGPEGIVAVHRKVHLNEVDEMYFTAGDSWTHSDIRVGRVALLHGDDVLRPESGRVAALRGCDVIAVPARIAAKLHHGHPGTRVPLNYPIPRAASPLHWHHMRVRAGENNVYLAYANPPEFGGRSGVFGPDTFEFPRRERVAGSTAEVVATPINTSDGPGPYPANVVRRKDLVSMRLPHHYGSLSTADAVPAPALSVVPG; this is translated from the coding sequence GTGTCGGAAACGACCTACCTGGCTTCGGCGGTCCAGTTCGAACCCGTGCTGTTCGACAAGCAGGGCAACATCGCCCGACTGGCCGAACTCGTGACGCAAGCCGCAGCCGGCGGCGCCAAGCTGATCACCACCCCGGAAATGGGTATCTCCGGGTACTGCTTCTTCGACATCACCGAAGCCGAGACCATGGCCGAGCCGGTTCCCGGACCGGCCACCGATGTGTTCGCCGAACTGGCCGCGCGCCTGGACTGCCACCTGGTGATCGGGATGCCGGAACGTGATCTCGACACCGGGCTGCTGTACAACTCCGCGGTGCTCATCGGCCCCCGGGGCATCATCGGCACGCACCGAAAGACCCACGGCTACATCGCTGAACCCAAGTGGGCTGCGCCGGGCAACCTCGGGCACCAGGTGTTCGACACCGCGCTGGGCCGCATCGCTGTGCTGATCTGCATGGACATCCACTTCGTGGAAACCGCGCGGGTGGTCGCCCTCGACGGTGCGGACGTGATCTGCCACATCAGCAACTGGCTCGCCGAACGTACACCCGCGCCGTACTGGATCAGCCGCGCCTACGAGAACTCCTGCTACCTGATGGAAAGCAACCGTTGGGGTTTGGAGCGCGGCGTCCAGTTCAGCGGCGGATCCTGCATCATCGCACCGGATTCCGAGATCCTGGCCGTATGTGACAGCGGCGACGAGATCGTGAGCGCCGAAATCGATTTGGCTGCCGTGCGTGCCGCGAAGGCGGGTCGGGACTCCGGACTGGCGGGTCGTCGCCCCGAGCTGTACCGGGAGCTGCAGACCAACACCTTCCTGTGGAATCCGCGGGACTTCTTCACCCTCTACGGCAACGACCCGATTCCGCCCGGCCGCGAGTCGGTGCTGGCCGTGGTCCAACAGGACCCCACCACCGACCCGGCGGCCAACGTCGCGGCCATCAGAGACGCCTTTCTCGAGGCGGTCGGTGCAGGAGCGGATCTGGTGGTGTTCCCCGAACTCAGCGTCTCGGGTCCACCCAGCGCCGCTGCCGACTACGCGGAAAGTGTTGACGGCGAAGGGCTTCTGCTGCCGCTGCTGGATGCCGCCGCCGGGTGTGGCAGCTACCTGGTGGTGGGTGTGGCCGAACGCGGTGAACCCGGGACATCGCCCTACAACAGTGTGGTGCTGCTCGGACCCGAGGGAATCGTGGCCGTGCACCGCAAGGTGCACCTCAACGAGGTCGACGAGATGTACTTCACGGCAGGCGATTCCTGGACGCACTCCGATATCCGGGTGGGTCGGGTGGCGCTGTTGCACGGTGACGACGTGCTGCGTCCGGAGTCCGGCCGGGTGGCGGCGCTGCGCGGCTGCGACGTGATCGCCGTACCCGCGCGCATCGCGGCGAAGCTGCATCACGGCCACCCCGGGACCAGGGTGCCCTTGAACTACCCGATCCCACGCGCCGCCAGCCCGCTGCACTGGCATCACATGCGGGTGCGGGCCGGGGAGAACAACGTGTACCTGGCTTATGCCAACCCACCCGAATTCGGTGGCCGCAGTGGGGTATTCGGCCCGGATACCTTCGAGTTCCCACGTCGGGAGCGGGTGGCCGGTTCCACCGCCGAGGTGGTGGCCACACCCATCAACACCAGCGACGGTCCCGGACCGTACCCGGCCAACGTGGTACGCCGCAAGGACCTGGTGAGTATGCGACTGCCGCACCACTACGGCAGCTTGTCGACCGCCGACGCCGTACCCGCGCCGGCGCTGTCCGTCGTGCCCGGATAA
- a CDS encoding alkene reductase, which produces MTFTLGSDAALRKPIQIGDTSAENRIFMAPLTRSRADADATPSDLAVTYYAQRAAAGLIISEATAICEQANGAYMHTPGLYTDRHQEKWGEIASAVHAEGGKMFVQLWHVGRMAHPEISGFDVVGPSPIAADMVTHTPSGKQPLPEPRALTIAEIETIVGQFRSAARRAVDAGMDGVEIHGANGYLLHEFSSDVVNQRTDVYGGSPENRARLTAEVVEAVADEIGAGRVGLRISPGNTAGDMRENDKVSAYEALLRRIDALGLAYLHILIDPSDPVFATLRSLWDGPLVLNTGRDRDTNFCQLEELAEWGVISAAAVGRAFLANPDLITRLELGADLNEPDVATFYAAGPVGYTDYPTLAELSEASTSKSSPAALAR; this is translated from the coding sequence ATGACATTCACCCTCGGCAGTGATGCGGCGCTGCGCAAGCCCATTCAGATCGGCGACACCTCTGCCGAGAACCGGATCTTCATGGCACCCCTGACGCGTTCGCGCGCCGACGCCGACGCCACGCCGTCGGACCTGGCGGTGACCTACTACGCCCAGCGCGCCGCGGCGGGCCTGATCATCAGCGAGGCGACCGCCATCTGTGAGCAGGCCAACGGCGCCTACATGCACACCCCGGGTCTGTACACCGACAGGCATCAGGAGAAGTGGGGTGAGATCGCCTCGGCCGTGCACGCCGAAGGCGGCAAGATGTTCGTCCAGCTGTGGCACGTCGGCCGCATGGCGCATCCGGAGATCAGCGGATTCGACGTGGTGGGGCCGTCTCCCATCGCGGCTGACATGGTGACACACACCCCGTCGGGCAAGCAGCCGCTGCCCGAGCCGCGGGCCCTGACCATTGCGGAGATCGAGACCATTGTCGGACAGTTCCGCTCGGCGGCACGTCGTGCCGTCGACGCGGGGATGGACGGTGTGGAGATCCACGGTGCCAACGGCTATCTGCTCCACGAGTTCTCATCCGACGTGGTGAACCAGCGCACCGACGTCTACGGCGGTTCGCCGGAGAACCGGGCGCGACTCACCGCCGAGGTGGTGGAAGCCGTGGCCGACGAGATCGGCGCGGGCCGGGTGGGCCTGCGGATCTCGCCAGGAAACACCGCAGGCGACATGCGCGAGAACGACAAGGTGAGTGCCTACGAGGCCCTGTTGCGGCGTATCGACGCGCTGGGGCTGGCCTACCTGCACATCCTGATCGATCCGTCGGACCCGGTGTTCGCCACGCTGAGGTCGCTCTGGGACGGACCGCTGGTGCTCAACACCGGCCGTGACCGTGACACCAACTTCTGCCAACTCGAAGAGCTGGCCGAGTGGGGCGTCATCAGCGCTGCCGCCGTGGGCCGGGCGTTCCTGGCCAACCCTGACCTGATCACCCGGTTGGAGTTGGGCGCCGACCTGAACGAGCCGGACGTCGCCACGTTCTACGCAGCGGGTCCGGTGGGCTACACCGACTACCCGACTTTGGCCGAACTCAGTGAGGCCAGCACATCGAAGTCGAGTCCGGCCGCTTTGGCCAGATAG
- a CDS encoding flavin reductase family protein: MAREGAHYYRPAHGTGLPHDPFNAIVAPRPIGWISTVSGDGVANLAPYSFFNGFNYHPPIVGFASVGWKDSVANVEATGEFVWNLATRSLAEAMNETSAPLPPDGDEFARGKLTPVPSTLVSAPRVLESPVNFECKLTQLVQLTTSAGEVVPTWLVLGEVVAVHIDADLLTDGIFDTGAARPIVRAGGPAQYFEITPDAAFEMRRPTS; this comes from the coding sequence TTGGCCCGCGAAGGCGCGCACTACTACCGACCCGCACACGGAACGGGGTTGCCCCATGACCCGTTCAACGCCATCGTCGCGCCCAGACCCATCGGCTGGATATCGACAGTCAGCGGTGACGGCGTGGCCAATCTGGCCCCGTACAGCTTCTTCAACGGGTTCAACTATCACCCGCCTATCGTCGGGTTCGCCTCGGTGGGCTGGAAGGATTCCGTCGCCAACGTCGAAGCCACCGGAGAGTTCGTGTGGAACCTGGCCACCCGCAGTCTGGCCGAGGCCATGAATGAGACCTCGGCGCCGCTGCCGCCCGACGGCGACGAGTTCGCGCGCGGCAAGCTGACCCCGGTGCCGTCGACCCTGGTGTCGGCACCCCGGGTGTTGGAGAGCCCGGTGAACTTCGAGTGCAAGCTCACCCAGCTGGTGCAGTTGACCACCAGCGCCGGCGAGGTGGTGCCCACGTGGTTGGTCCTCGGTGAAGTGGTGGCCGTGCACATCGACGCCGACCTACTCACCGACGGCATCTTCGACACGGGGGCGGCGCGCCCGATCGTCCGGGCCGGGGGGCCGGCTCAGTATTTCGAGATCACTCCCGACGCCGCATTCGAGATGCGCCGCCCCACAAGCTGA
- a CDS encoding amidohydrolase family protein — translation MPATTPTTSRIDLHHHAFPPQLFGAHVAGTLTANSGWKYSAESPAWSPSASLAFMDALGVSTAILSLPNDIESYLPESARRGFAREINMFCSQVADEHPGRFGFFAHLPTPTDPDAALEELTYALDVLGADGVTLTNVYGTGENARSLGHAVFEPVWAELDRRNAVVFLHGEQTPGRNSAPNQYLPVPVIEVPNETYKAAADLVTSGRKRQFPNVRIILSHSGGSTPFLASRVAGLCSFHTDCGLTADEILADFRTFYYETALSGFETNLVALENFVPVDHILFGTDFPAVSPSAAGWYTRNVDAYFGDRPDTLAEVMEGNARKLLPRYTSS, via the coding sequence ATGCCCGCGACAACACCGACCACTTCCAGGATCGATCTTCACCACCACGCGTTCCCGCCACAGCTGTTCGGTGCACACGTCGCTGGCACGCTGACTGCGAATTCGGGTTGGAAGTACTCAGCGGAGTCGCCGGCCTGGAGTCCCAGCGCGAGCCTGGCCTTCATGGACGCCCTGGGTGTGTCCACGGCAATCCTGTCTCTTCCCAACGACATCGAGTCCTATCTACCGGAATCGGCCCGTCGCGGGTTCGCCCGCGAGATCAACATGTTCTGCAGTCAGGTCGCCGACGAGCATCCCGGCCGCTTCGGCTTCTTCGCCCACCTGCCGACACCAACCGATCCGGATGCCGCTCTCGAGGAGTTGACCTATGCGCTGGACGTACTGGGCGCAGACGGGGTCACCCTGACCAATGTCTACGGAACCGGCGAGAATGCCCGGTCGCTCGGCCATGCCGTCTTCGAACCCGTGTGGGCCGAACTCGACCGCAGGAATGCCGTGGTGTTCCTGCATGGCGAGCAGACTCCCGGCCGCAACTCCGCACCGAACCAATACCTGCCAGTCCCCGTGATCGAGGTGCCCAACGAGACCTACAAGGCCGCCGCCGACCTCGTCACGAGCGGCCGCAAGCGACAGTTCCCGAATGTCCGAATCATCTTGTCGCACTCCGGTGGAAGCACACCATTTCTCGCGTCCCGGGTCGCCGGACTGTGCTCGTTTCACACCGACTGCGGTCTCACCGCAGACGAGATCCTCGCCGACTTCCGCACCTTCTACTACGAGACCGCGCTGTCGGGATTCGAGACCAATCTCGTCGCACTGGAAAACTTCGTACCGGTGGATCACATTCTGTTCGGCACCGACTTCCCCGCAGTCAGCCCGTCGGCGGCGGGGTGGTACACACGTAATGTCGACGCCTACTTCGGCGACCGGCCCGACACCCTGGCCGAGGTGATGGAGGGCAACGCGCGAAAGCTGCTGCCCCGATACACATCGAGCTAG
- a CDS encoding MarR family winged helix-turn-helix transcriptional regulator, with protein sequence MKRDEGALEMRLLDALYRLNKSVLGAARTHVAAVAKLDLVDFLILRSIELGVDGPGDLVRDLGLHASVVSRAVTKLARAGLLVRAVDPGDSRRSTLTLTPAAEVAVSEVEGRVGPMLRDRLGRLTSRQIATLLECFDILNSSED encoded by the coding sequence GTGAAGCGTGATGAAGGTGCCCTCGAGATGCGGCTACTCGACGCGCTGTATCGACTGAACAAGTCGGTTCTGGGGGCGGCCCGAACCCACGTGGCGGCAGTCGCGAAACTGGATCTCGTCGACTTCCTGATACTCCGGTCGATCGAACTCGGTGTCGATGGACCGGGCGATCTGGTTCGGGATCTGGGGCTGCACGCGTCCGTGGTCAGCCGCGCGGTGACCAAGCTGGCCAGGGCCGGTTTGCTCGTGCGAGCTGTCGATCCGGGCGACTCGAGGCGGTCCACCCTCACCCTCACCCCCGCGGCCGAGGTCGCTGTCTCCGAGGTGGAGGGGCGGGTGGGCCCGATGCTGCGTGATCGTCTCGGCCGGCTGACCTCGCGTCAGATCGCCACTCTGCTCGAGTGTTTCGACATCCTGAACAGCTCGGAGGACTGA
- the nthA gene encoding nitrile hydratase subunit alpha: MEEITRSDGYTAPPPYAQLRIKAVQSLLVEKGIIDPDSFNEVVDIYENRIGPKDGAAVIARAWTEPDFKAKLLADGTATLAELGMTGFEGAHVIFVENTDDVHNVVVCTLCSCYPWAVLGLPPAWYKAPQYRARVVFEPRAVLAEFGTTLADDIEIRVWDSTAEIRYIVIPQRPSGTEGLTVEELADLVSRDAMIGTKLASTPQGAAA; encoded by the coding sequence ATGGAAGAAATCACACGCAGCGACGGCTACACCGCGCCGCCGCCGTACGCCCAACTGCGGATCAAGGCGGTCCAGTCGTTGCTGGTGGAAAAGGGCATCATCGACCCCGACTCGTTCAACGAAGTGGTCGACATCTACGAGAATCGGATCGGCCCCAAAGACGGTGCCGCGGTGATCGCGAGGGCTTGGACGGAACCGGATTTCAAAGCCAAGCTGCTGGCCGACGGCACCGCCACCTTGGCCGAGCTGGGCATGACGGGTTTCGAAGGGGCACACGTCATCTTCGTCGAGAACACCGACGACGTGCACAACGTCGTGGTGTGCACCCTGTGCTCCTGCTACCCGTGGGCCGTGCTGGGTCTGCCTCCGGCCTGGTACAAGGCGCCGCAGTACCGGGCGCGGGTGGTCTTCGAACCGCGGGCGGTGCTCGCAGAGTTCGGGACCACGCTTGCCGACGACATCGAGATCAGGGTGTGGGACAGCACTGCTGAGATCCGCTATATCGTCATTCCGCAACGCCCCTCCGGCACAGAGGGATTGACCGTCGAGGAACTCGCCGACCTGGTGAGCCGCGACGCCATGATCGGTACAAAACTGGCATCGACACCCCAGGGGGCGGCGGCATGA